The following are encoded together in the Bacillota bacterium genome:
- the purE gene encoding 5-(carboxyamino)imidazole ribonucleotide mutase, giving the protein MDKEPQVGIVLGSASDGALGQEITKVLTSFEVSFELVVASAHRTPQKASLYAKEAAGRGIKVLIAVAGLAAHLPGVLAADTVLPVIGVPAAGGTLGGLDALLSIAQMPGGIPVASVGINNGKNAALLAVAILALSSQSLAQRLQAYRQELAAQVEVGEQEVLREL; this is encoded by the coding sequence ATGGACAAAGAGCCTCAAGTGGGCATCGTTTTAGGCAGTGCGTCCGATGGTGCTTTAGGTCAGGAAATTACAAAAGTCTTGACTTCTTTTGAGGTGTCGTTTGAGCTGGTGGTGGCTTCGGCCCACCGTACACCCCAAAAGGCTTCTTTGTACGCTAAGGAAGCAGCCGGACGGGGGATAAAGGTACTTATTGCTGTTGCCGGTTTGGCGGCCCATCTGCCGGGAGTACTGGCGGCGGATACCGTACTTCCTGTTATTGGGGTGCCGGCGGCAGGAGGGACTTTGGGCGGGCTGGATGCCCTGCTGTCCATAGCCCAGATGCCGGGAGGCATTCCCGTAGCTTCTGTTGGTATCAACAATGGTAAGAACGCGGCCCTGCTGGCAGTGGCTATTTTGGCTCTCTCCAGCCAAAGCCTGGCTCAGCGGTTACAGGCGTATCGCCAGGAACTGGCAGCCCAGGTAGAGGTGGGGGAGCAGGAAGTATTGCGGGAATTGTGA
- the purL gene encoding phosphoribosylformylglycinamidine synthase subunit PurL — translation MVDYKSMGLSDEEYSKIVKLMGREPNETETGIFAVMWSEHCGYKNSRPLLKLFPTEGKYVLQGPGENAGVVDIGDGQAAVFKIESHNHPSAVEPYEGAATGVGGIVRDVFAMGARPIASINSLRFGELNDNHTRWIFDGVVDGIAGYGNTLGVPTVAGEVYFSPSYQGNPLVNAMVVGLLTGDPAKGLAAGVGNKVLLAGGKTGRDGVHGATFASGELDEKLEERREAIPAGNPELEKRLIEACLEALAAGHVVGMQDLGAAGLTSSSAEMASRAGTGMEMDLSLVPVKEEGLTPYEMMLSESQERMLLVVEQGYEEEVRQIFTRWDIESVYIGQVTDDGLLRVYHDGEIAAEVPTKYLTEEVPTYVRQGQMPGYLKEEQSFDWSTLPEPADYNEALLKLMSSGNICSRKYIWEKFDIEAQGNTVVGPGSDAAVLQVEGTNKGLAITVDGNGRYTYLDPYTGGMIAVAEAARNLAVTGAEPLGLTDGLNFGNPEKPEVYWQLQKAIEGMAAACRALEIPVVGGNVSLYNEIEGQAIFPTPIVGMVGLLPDVSKHARQGFRAAGDLIVLLGSTEDELGGSEYLYALHNLETGRPPHLDLDRELRIQSLCRQAIARGLLASAHDVSDGGLVVAIAESCLTGKNGPLGATVKVDLGSLRRDSAYFGETQSRVVVSVAPDKLTALENLTADFGVPYTVLGKTGGDHFTVDDVISLPLTKLQQAWEGTF, via the coding sequence ATGGTGGATTACAAAAGCATGGGGCTTTCCGACGAAGAATATTCAAAGATCGTAAAGCTCATGGGGCGGGAGCCCAATGAGACCGAGACCGGAATCTTTGCTGTCATGTGGTCCGAACACTGCGGCTATAAGAATTCACGTCCGCTGCTCAAACTATTTCCCACCGAGGGTAAATATGTCCTTCAGGGGCCGGGCGAAAATGCCGGAGTAGTGGATATTGGCGACGGACAAGCAGCGGTATTTAAGATCGAGAGCCACAATCACCCGTCGGCAGTGGAACCGTATGAAGGAGCGGCCACCGGCGTGGGCGGCATTGTGCGTGACGTGTTTGCTATGGGTGCCCGTCCGATAGCGTCTATTAATTCTTTGCGCTTTGGCGAGCTTAACGATAATCACACCCGCTGGATATTTGATGGGGTGGTGGACGGCATTGCCGGCTATGGTAATACCCTGGGCGTGCCTACAGTAGCCGGGGAAGTGTATTTTAGCCCTTCCTACCAGGGTAACCCACTGGTAAACGCCATGGTGGTGGGACTTTTAACCGGTGATCCGGCTAAAGGGTTAGCAGCCGGCGTAGGTAACAAGGTGCTCCTGGCCGGTGGCAAAACAGGGCGCGACGGTGTTCATGGGGCCACTTTTGCTTCCGGGGAGTTGGACGAAAAGTTGGAGGAACGGCGAGAGGCTATTCCGGCCGGTAACCCGGAGCTGGAAAAACGCCTCATCGAGGCTTGTCTGGAAGCACTGGCTGCCGGGCACGTGGTGGGTATGCAGGATCTGGGTGCAGCCGGCCTTACTTCTTCCAGTGCCGAGATGGCGTCACGGGCCGGCACGGGCATGGAGATGGATCTTTCATTGGTTCCGGTCAAAGAAGAAGGCCTTACCCCGTACGAAATGATGCTGTCGGAATCGCAAGAACGCATGCTGCTGGTAGTTGAGCAGGGTTACGAAGAAGAAGTGCGGCAAATTTTCACCCGCTGGGATATCGAATCGGTCTATATTGGACAAGTAACAGACGATGGCCTCCTTAGAGTCTACCATGACGGGGAGATTGCCGCCGAAGTGCCGACAAAATATCTCACCGAAGAAGTGCCCACGTACGTACGCCAAGGTCAGATGCCCGGTTATCTCAAGGAGGAACAGTCTTTCGATTGGAGCACTCTGCCGGAGCCCGCTGACTACAACGAAGCTTTGCTTAAGCTGATGTCGTCAGGGAATATCTGTAGCCGTAAATATATCTGGGAAAAGTTCGATATTGAGGCCCAGGGCAACACAGTAGTGGGACCGGGTTCGGATGCTGCGGTGCTTCAAGTGGAAGGAACGAACAAGGGCTTGGCCATAACCGTGGATGGCAACGGACGATATACGTACCTAGATCCCTACACCGGCGGTATGATCGCTGTAGCCGAAGCAGCCCGTAACTTGGCTGTTACCGGAGCCGAACCCTTGGGATTGACCGATGGCCTCAACTTTGGCAACCCGGAAAAGCCGGAGGTATATTGGCAGCTACAAAAGGCCATTGAGGGCATGGCAGCCGCTTGCCGGGCGCTGGAGATTCCAGTGGTAGGCGGAAATGTGAGCCTATACAACGAGATCGAAGGCCAGGCCATTTTCCCCACCCCTATAGTCGGTATGGTGGGCTTGCTGCCGGATGTGTCCAAACACGCGCGGCAGGGATTTCGAGCGGCCGGGGATCTAATTGTGCTGCTGGGCAGTACAGAGGATGAACTAGGTGGCAGCGAGTATCTGTATGCGCTGCACAATCTGGAAACGGGACGTCCGCCGCACCTGGATTTGGACCGCGAACTTCGGATTCAGAGCTTATGCCGCCAGGCTATAGCCCGGGGACTGTTGGCTTCGGCCCACGATGTTTCCGACGGCGGGCTGGTGGTAGCTATAGCCGAAAGCTGCCTGACTGGGAAAAACGGTCCCCTAGGTGCCACAGTCAAGGTAGACCTTGGCAGCTTGCGCCGAGACAGTGCCTACTTCGGTGAGACTCAATCCAGGGTTGTGGTGTCAGTAGCACCGGATAAACTTACGGCCCTGGAGAACCTCACCGCTGACTTTGGCGTACCCTATACTGTTTTGGGTAAAACCGGTGGCGATCACTTTACAGTGGACGATGTTATCTCGCTGCCGTTAACAAAACTGCAGCAGGCTTGGGAGGGGACATTTTAA
- a CDS encoding amidophosphoribosyltransferase, with amino-acid sequence MPPLKVREKCGVFGIYAPGEDVGRLTYMGLFALQHRGQESAGIAITDGRTIVLEKDRGLVAEVFTPERQQRLHGKLAIGHVLYGNTDTQSNVENAEPLAVMSRRGSLALAHNGEITNADALRAELSRRGYLFRTDSDIEVIASLVAQAEDPDLTSALISTLRKLNGAYALVVLTPDRIMGIRDPHGIRPLSLGRFDGGYVLASETCAFDTVGAQFIRPVEPGELVTIGPDGISSQRFAPGEKAVCTFEYIYFARPDSLIEGIGVHGARRRAGRILASEHPAKADMVISVPDSGTSAALGYAEAAGIPLDAGLIKNRYVGRTFIKPSQKDREFAVQLKLSPLQEVLAGKSVVMVDDSIVRGTTCGRLVRMLKKAGVKNVHVRVASPPVISPCYYGIDTPYRQELVAAQLTIEAIRTNIGADSLGFLSTEGLKNAIGLPDDPYCMACFSGHYPAGRPDKEEEE; translated from the coding sequence ATGCCGCCACTTAAAGTTAGGGAAAAGTGCGGCGTGTTCGGTATTTATGCTCCGGGCGAAGACGTGGGGCGGTTAACTTACATGGGGCTGTTTGCTCTGCAGCATCGCGGGCAAGAAAGTGCCGGTATAGCTATCACGGACGGTCGAACCATTGTATTGGAGAAAGACCGAGGCTTGGTGGCCGAAGTGTTCACTCCCGAACGGCAGCAACGTCTCCATGGCAAGTTAGCTATCGGCCATGTGTTGTACGGCAATACCGATACCCAAAGTAACGTGGAAAATGCTGAACCTCTGGCGGTAATGTCCCGCCGGGGTTCCTTGGCTTTGGCCCATAACGGAGAAATTACCAATGCCGATGCCCTAAGAGCTGAACTCAGTCGTCGTGGCTATCTGTTTCGTACCGACAGTGATATCGAAGTTATCGCCAGTCTCGTTGCTCAAGCGGAAGATCCGGACTTAACCTCGGCCCTTATATCTACCCTCAGAAAACTAAACGGTGCTTATGCCTTGGTGGTGCTAACTCCCGATCGTATTATGGGTATTCGCGACCCGCACGGCATTCGCCCGCTGTCTTTGGGCCGGTTCGACGGCGGTTATGTCTTGGCCTCAGAAACGTGTGCCTTCGATACCGTTGGTGCCCAGTTTATCCGACCGGTAGAGCCGGGTGAATTGGTGACCATAGGACCGGACGGTATTTCGTCCCAGCGTTTTGCTCCCGGTGAAAAAGCGGTCTGCACCTTTGAGTATATCTATTTTGCCCGCCCCGACAGTCTGATCGAAGGGATCGGTGTTCATGGCGCCCGCCGGCGGGCCGGCCGGATTTTGGCCTCTGAACACCCGGCCAAGGCCGATATGGTTATTTCTGTACCCGACTCGGGCACATCGGCAGCTTTGGGTTATGCGGAGGCAGCCGGAATTCCCCTGGATGCAGGGTTGATCAAGAACCGCTATGTGGGGCGGACGTTCATAAAACCGAGCCAGAAGGACCGGGAATTTGCTGTGCAGCTAAAGCTCAGTCCTTTGCAGGAGGTATTGGCCGGAAAGAGTGTGGTAATGGTAGACGATTCCATTGTCCGCGGAACCACCTGTGGGCGGTTGGTCCGAATGCTGAAGAAGGCCGGGGTGAAGAACGTGCATGTACGAGTAGCCTCGCCACCGGTAATCAGCCCCTGTTACTACGGTATTGACACCCCTTACCGCCAAGAGTTGGTGGCCGCGCAGTTGACGATTGAGGCTATTCGGACTAACATCGGTGCTGACTCGTTGGGTTTCCTCAGTACAGAGGGGCTAAAAAACGCTATCGGACTTCCGGATGATCCTTATTGCATGGCCTGTTTCAGCGGTCATTACCCCGCCGGTCGACCGGACAAGGAAGAGGAGGAATAA
- a CDS encoding phosphoribosylformylglycinamidine cyclo-ligase: protein MPTESWSYAKAGVDINAGNEAVRRIKPLVQGTMRPEVLSGIGGFAGLFALAEGKYRRPVLVSGCDGVGTKLKVAFAVDKHDTVGIDCVAMCVNDILVLGAEPLFFLDYLAVGRLMPEQVEQVVRGVAEGCRQAGCALLGGETAEMPGFYPAGEYDLAGFAVGVVEKDSIIDGRTVVPGDVILGLGSNGLHSNGFSLVRKVLLEESQLNLACSADDFRHSLGEELLEPTRIYVPSILGLLPQVSVKGMAHITGGGLVENVVRVLPAGTKAVIKAGSWPVPPIFNLIREQGQVAEAEMARTFNLGVGFVVIVAAADAARATEILAGTGEKVYTVGRVTAGDPAVEIGGSIFS from the coding sequence ATGCCGACAGAAAGCTGGAGCTATGCCAAGGCCGGTGTAGACATCAATGCCGGCAACGAAGCCGTACGACGAATCAAACCCTTGGTACAGGGGACCATGAGGCCGGAGGTACTGTCCGGTATCGGCGGCTTTGCCGGCTTGTTTGCCTTGGCCGAGGGAAAATACCGCCGGCCGGTGCTAGTGTCAGGTTGTGACGGTGTGGGTACCAAGCTAAAAGTTGCCTTTGCTGTAGATAAGCACGACACGGTCGGCATAGATTGTGTGGCTATGTGTGTAAACGACATCTTAGTTCTAGGGGCCGAACCTCTGTTTTTCCTGGATTACCTAGCGGTAGGGCGCTTAATGCCGGAACAAGTGGAGCAGGTAGTACGCGGTGTGGCCGAAGGTTGCCGGCAAGCCGGCTGTGCGCTGCTCGGTGGAGAGACGGCGGAGATGCCGGGGTTTTATCCAGCGGGCGAATACGATCTGGCCGGGTTTGCTGTCGGCGTAGTGGAAAAAGACAGCATCATCGATGGCCGCACCGTGGTTCCCGGAGATGTTATCTTAGGACTCGGTTCCAACGGACTGCACAGCAATGGGTTTTCACTGGTGCGCAAGGTGCTGTTAGAAGAATCCCAGTTGAATCTGGCTTGTTCTGCAGATGACTTCAGACACTCGTTGGGGGAAGAGCTGCTGGAGCCCACCCGGATCTATGTACCATCTATTCTTGGTTTATTACCGCAGGTTTCTGTGAAGGGCATGGCTCATATCACCGGCGGCGGGTTAGTGGAAAATGTGGTCCGAGTGCTGCCGGCAGGGACCAAAGCGGTGATTAAGGCCGGCAGTTGGCCAGTACCACCTATATTTAACCTTATTCGTGAACAGGGTCAGGTGGCAGAGGCGGAGATGGCGCGCACGTTTAACTTAGGAGTTGGGTTCGTGGTTATTGTTGCTGCTGCTGATGCCGCTCGGGCGACCGAGATCCTGGCCGGTACAGGAGAAAAAGTCTATACCGTAGGCAGGGTGACAGCCGGTGATCCGGCGGTAGAGATAGGAGGGAGCATTTTCTCATGA
- a CDS encoding phosphoribosylglycinamide formyltransferase, which translates to MKSGLAVLASGRGTNLQAIIDAWEHGTLPVDIVGVLSNNPTAQALDRARSCGIPTAVLRLKDYPDRRSYGEALVKQLQDWQTDLVALAGFMLLLDPVVIEAFPHRILNIHPALLPSFKGINAQQQALDYGVRVTGCTVHLVDEDMDTGPIILQAAVPVLPNDTEETLAARILTEEHRLYPEAIRLLAAGRIKVCGRKVRILAKGEDNIDQN; encoded by the coding sequence ATGAAATCGGGCTTAGCAGTGTTAGCTTCCGGGCGCGGCACGAACCTTCAGGCCATCATCGATGCCTGGGAGCACGGTACTCTACCGGTAGACATTGTCGGTGTGCTCAGCAACAATCCAACAGCCCAAGCTCTTGATCGAGCCCGATCCTGTGGCATTCCCACAGCGGTGCTTCGGCTTAAAGACTACCCCGATCGGCGCTCCTATGGGGAAGCGTTAGTTAAGCAGCTACAAGATTGGCAGACGGACCTAGTGGCCTTGGCCGGCTTTATGCTGCTGCTCGACCCAGTGGTTATTGAAGCGTTTCCTCATCGAATCCTCAATATCCATCCGGCCCTGCTACCGTCGTTTAAGGGCATTAACGCCCAGCAGCAGGCGCTGGACTATGGGGTACGTGTCACCGGTTGCACTGTTCATCTTGTGGATGAGGACATGGATACCGGGCCGATAATATTACAAGCAGCAGTCCCGGTACTGCCAAACGATACCGAAGAAACTCTGGCGGCGCGCATTCTGACCGAAGAACATCGCCTTTATCCCGAAGCCATTCGGTTGCTGGCCGCCGGCAGGATAAAGGTTTGTGGCCGCAAAGTACGGATTTTGGCTAAAGGAGAAGATAACATTGATCAAAATTAA
- the purH gene encoding bifunctional phosphoribosylaminoimidazolecarboxamide formyltransferase/IMP cyclohydrolase, with translation MKINRALLSVSDKSGLIELAQGLVQAGVEIISSGGTAKALAEARLPVRRVEEITGFPEILDGRVKTLHPAIHAGILARRDVPEHMAKLQELGLAPIDLVVVNLYPFAATISRPDVTLAEAVENIDIGGPTLIRAAAKNHQGVAVVVNPDRYGDILAELKAEGGISAETAYGLAAEAFAHTAQYDTVIAGYLGKQEQAFPDNLHLAYIKALDLRYGENPHQKAALYVEPGKSCGIPGAKKLHGKDLSFNNINDANGAWELVQQFTAPCAVGVKHSNPCGVGVAADLLTAWQKAYDGDPVSIFGGIVAFNQTVTAEVVAELNKIFLEVVIAPDYAPEALDLLKTKKNRIVLQAVPGGQGRERDLKKVRGGLLAQELDQQDYAPDDLKVVTKRTPTAKEMKDLKFAWKVVKYVKSNAIVLAKDEQIIGVGAGQMNRVGAVDISARQAGPKAQGAVMASDAFFPMPDSVARAAEAGVTAIIQPGGSVRDEDSIRAADEAGIAMVFTGMRHFRH, from the coding sequence ATCAAAATTAACAGGGCTTTGTTGTCGGTATCGGACAAGAGCGGGCTAATTGAGTTGGCCCAAGGGTTGGTTCAAGCTGGGGTCGAGATCATATCTTCAGGAGGAACAGCCAAGGCGTTGGCCGAGGCCAGACTACCGGTGCGGCGGGTAGAAGAGATTACCGGCTTTCCCGAAATCTTGGACGGTCGGGTCAAGACCTTACATCCGGCGATTCATGCTGGGATACTGGCCCGACGCGACGTGCCGGAACATATGGCCAAGTTACAGGAACTGGGCCTTGCTCCCATAGACCTGGTGGTGGTTAACCTGTATCCCTTTGCCGCTACCATTTCCCGGCCCGATGTAACGCTGGCCGAGGCGGTGGAAAACATCGATATCGGTGGACCGACGCTGATCCGAGCTGCAGCCAAGAACCATCAAGGTGTAGCAGTGGTGGTTAATCCGGACCGCTATGGTGACATATTGGCCGAACTTAAGGCCGAAGGCGGTATTAGCGCTGAGACGGCTTATGGGCTGGCGGCGGAAGCTTTTGCCCATACCGCTCAGTATGACACTGTAATTGCCGGCTACTTAGGAAAACAAGAACAGGCTTTTCCGGACAACCTGCATTTGGCTTACATTAAGGCCCTGGATCTTCGCTACGGCGAGAATCCTCATCAAAAAGCAGCGCTGTATGTGGAGCCGGGCAAAAGTTGCGGGATCCCCGGGGCCAAGAAACTGCACGGCAAGGATCTATCCTTTAACAATATTAACGATGCTAACGGTGCTTGGGAACTGGTACAACAGTTTACGGCTCCTTGTGCCGTCGGGGTCAAACATAGCAATCCTTGTGGTGTAGGGGTGGCCGCTGATCTTTTAACTGCTTGGCAAAAAGCATACGATGGTGACCCGGTATCTATTTTCGGTGGGATTGTGGCTTTTAACCAGACGGTAACAGCCGAGGTGGTGGCAGAACTCAACAAGATTTTCTTAGAAGTGGTCATTGCTCCTGACTACGCGCCCGAGGCCTTGGACCTTCTTAAAACAAAGAAAAACCGCATTGTGCTACAGGCCGTACCGGGCGGCCAAGGTCGCGAGCGGGATCTGAAAAAGGTTCGCGGCGGTCTGTTGGCACAAGAACTAGACCAACAAGATTACGCTCCAGACGATTTGAAAGTGGTCACCAAACGGACCCCGACGGCTAAAGAAATGAAGGATCTGAAGTTTGCCTGGAAAGTGGTTAAGTATGTAAAATCCAACGCTATTGTCTTGGCTAAGGACGAGCAAATCATCGGAGTGGGAGCGGGCCAGATGAACCGTGTGGGAGCAGTGGATATTTCGGCTCGTCAAGCGGGGCCGAAAGCCCAGGGCGCTGTCATGGCCTCCGATGCCTTTTTCCCCATGCCCGATTCAGTGGCGAGAGCGGCTGAGGCCGGCGTTACAGCTATTATTCAGCCAGGCGGATCGGTGCGCGACGAAGATTCTATCCGAGCGGCAGACGAAGCCGGTATAGCCATGGTGTTTACCGGGATGAGGCATTTTAGGCACTAG
- the purD gene encoding phosphoribosylamine--glycine ligase has product MKILIVGGGGREHTLAWKLAQSPRVKRAFVAPGNAGTRQVAENVPIVATDIEGLANWAEEQRIDLTVVGPEAPLTAGLVDAFTARGLKAFGPTREAAAIEGSKVFSKNLMQKYNIPTAAYAVFTEPDKAKDYVRQKELPVVLKADGLAAGKGVVIAQNQDEAMKAVEDILEAGVFGAAGNRLVVEEFLQGEEVTVLAFCDGEHVLPLASSQDHKRIFDGDKGPNTGGMGAYSPVPALTSALAAEVEKTILKPTVQAMAAEGHPFSGILYAGLMLTADGPKVLEFNARFGDPEAQAVIPRLCTDLVGVIEAALQGQLDKVQLSWRPEAALTVVLASAGYPGPYETGGPISGLEEAAKLQGIYVFHAGTAVAGGKVVTAGGRVLAVTALGADLGVAQQRAYQAVEQIKFEGCHFRRDIGWRALSR; this is encoded by the coding sequence GTGAAAATTCTGATAGTGGGCGGTGGCGGGCGCGAACATACGCTGGCCTGGAAACTGGCGCAGAGCCCACGGGTGAAGCGGGCATTTGTAGCGCCGGGTAATGCCGGTACACGTCAGGTAGCAGAGAATGTGCCCATTGTAGCTACAGATATAGAAGGGCTAGCCAATTGGGCCGAAGAGCAAAGGATTGATCTTACAGTGGTAGGGCCGGAGGCACCGCTTACCGCCGGGTTGGTAGATGCTTTCACAGCCCGAGGGCTGAAGGCGTTTGGCCCTACGCGCGAAGCGGCAGCTATCGAGGGGAGCAAGGTTTTCAGTAAGAACCTGATGCAAAAGTATAACATTCCCACTGCAGCCTATGCTGTGTTTACGGAACCGGACAAGGCTAAAGACTACGTACGGCAAAAAGAGCTGCCGGTGGTACTTAAGGCCGATGGACTGGCGGCCGGAAAAGGTGTGGTGATAGCCCAGAACCAAGACGAGGCCATGAAAGCGGTGGAAGATATATTGGAGGCCGGTGTCTTTGGCGCTGCCGGCAATCGGTTGGTGGTGGAGGAATTTCTCCAGGGGGAAGAAGTAACAGTTCTGGCTTTTTGTGACGGGGAGCATGTTCTACCCCTGGCGTCTTCACAGGATCATAAGCGCATTTTCGATGGAGATAAGGGGCCGAACACCGGCGGGATGGGTGCCTATTCGCCGGTGCCAGCCTTAACGTCGGCCCTGGCTGCGGAAGTGGAAAAGACGATTCTAAAACCCACCGTCCAAGCCATGGCCGCCGAGGGCCACCCCTTTAGCGGAATATTGTATGCCGGACTCATGCTCACGGCAGACGGGCCAAAGGTATTGGAATTTAACGCTCGCTTTGGTGATCCTGAAGCCCAGGCGGTGATACCGCGTCTTTGTACGGATCTGGTCGGTGTGATCGAAGCGGCCCTACAGGGTCAGCTGGATAAAGTACAGCTTAGTTGGCGTCCGGAAGCGGCTCTCACAGTGGTGTTGGCATCGGCGGGTTATCCGGGCCCATATGAAACCGGAGGCCCAATTTCAGGTTTAGAAGAAGCGGCGAAACTGCAGGGCATCTATGTTTTTCATGCCGGAACGGCTGTTGCCGGGGGTAAGGTAGTCACAGCCGGCGGCCGGGTGTTGGCTGTTACCGCTTTGGGAGCGGACCTTGGTGTGGCCCAACAGCGAGCCTATCAGGCGGTGGAGCAGATCAAGTTCGAAGGGTGCCATTTCCGCCGGGACATTGGATGGCGAGCTCTTAGCCGATAA